Part of the Oncorhynchus mykiss isolate Arlee chromosome 12, USDA_OmykA_1.1, whole genome shotgun sequence genome, TTACTTATTATGTGGGTAAATGTCATAATTGTGGGGTTTATGTCGACTTCGACGATCGCGTATAGCTCATTCTCGCGAATAGTCTATGTCTAAATAAAATAACATATATTGTTGTGGTTAAACTATCATTCAACGCTGGCATTTGGTCGTCCAGAAATCGGACAAGGCATGGAATTCCTTTGCCTGCATTTGCTAGCTAGAGTCTGGAAAGTTAAAGTCCCCGCCTGCGGTAGGTTTATCAGGGAAATTCTCCGTACAATTTTCGCTTTCCCATCTCCAAATAAAACTCGTTAAGAGCCAAAATGTTCAACTCAACTGGAAAACTAAGAGCGAAGAAAACTactatttacaatgtttacaatagGGAGCTGGACGTGTATTTTTCTTATTATTTGCAGTATGCAGAGCGTGTGTCATTGCTGTGACTGGAGCCGACACCACTACGGTCACTTGAGCGCAGAATGCCTTTCCCTGCTGGACCAGATGGTGAGTTATCAGCACACTGTAAGAGGAGACTGAATGCATGTATTAAGGACAGCAAAACAACCAACCTATCAAAATAGTATTGTGTTTCATGTTTAGCCTTTGTGTTAGAAGACTGTAATCTATATGTGAATAGCCATAGTAAAAGGGCGCTAGGCTATAATGACAGAGCGATCAcgagaggctatatacattaggCCTACACTGTCCTTGCAGTATAAGCTATACTTTTAGACGAGTGACTTAAAATATTATTCGTTGTATTCCAGGGAGGAGACATCACAGAGCAGGAGGCCCCTGTTTTTTTCCCCGAATCACTATACCGACGCATAGATGACGCCAAGGTAAAAACTAGAATTTGGACTTTTCATGTTTTGATATGCTTTAGTACAGCGGTCTTGACCCAACGTTACATTGATGGCATAATTGAAGCCTAAACTGTTTTTAATCTTCTTTTTACATGTTCACGTGTAGTTTGAGGACCAAGTCAGATTCCGGAACGAGACCATCTATCAAATCACAAAACTGTTTGATGGGAATATGAAGGCTGTCACCTGGGACAAGAAAAAGCTGGACAATTTCCTCAACATTCTCGAACGCCAGTTTGAGAACCTTAAATCCTGTGTAAGTAACGGTTCTATTTAAAGTATGTTCCCTGTTTCGGTCagtgctctccaaccctgttcatggagagctaccctcgtgtaggttttcgctccaaccccagttgtaacgaagctgattcagtttatcaaccagctaattaatCGGCTGTGCTAGAGGAGGATTGTAGTGAAAACCTAAAGGACCATatctcttcaggaacagggttggagggcccTGTTTTAGGTGTAGACTATTAACTGTACAAGTGAGAATCTGTGGGCTATTATGTTCAGTGGGGGGCTAATGTTTTAATTTTGTCCAACAGGTATCACCTGCCAAGAAACCTGAGAGGAGACTGAAACGCTACTTCAAGAAGTTGAATAGGAAGGTTCTGAGAAAAATGGTGAGTTTGTTTTTGGGTGTTAACGTGTACATCTAATCAAATGAATATAAACTAGGCTAAGCAGGAGCAGTTTTGTAACACTTTTTGGATTTAGGGCCATATATGTATTAAGCATCTCAGAGAAGTGCTGATCTAGTGTCAGGCCTCTGTCCTTATTCATAGTGATCTGAAATGCACAACTGATCCttaatcagcactcctactctgagaagctTCATAcataattaattattattattattattattattacatatgGCACCAGCGCTTTGTTGTTCAAGACAATACGATCATGATATGACCAGAAAGTCCACACCACTGATATTTACATGTTCCTTTGTATTTCAGAACTACAGTGCGCAGGCGTGGGAGCTCATCAGGAAAGAGACGAAACATCATTTGCAAAGATTGGATATTTTTAAGGCAAAGATGCACTGATCATCCGGACTCATCTCAGAAGCTACGCCCTTAACAGTTTATAAAGAATGCAAACAATCACATGGGACCCTGTTAGTCTATTTATTATATTTAAATGCATAatttattgttttttattattataaattAATATGTATATTTTGTATGTCCCTTTTGTGCCTATGTTGAACTGAACTGTATTACCTTTCTGCTTGAATAACCTGTGAACAAAATTGCAAATTGAAAATGTGTGCAGTTGATTTTTACTACGTCTCTGTGCTTTTTCAGTGTCTCACACCCTCACACTTAttctcagtggtggaaaaagtacccaattgtcatacttgagtaggagtaaagataccttaatagaaaatgactcaaataaaagtaCAATTCaaccagtaaaattctacttgagtaaaagtatttggtttaaaatatacttaagtatcaaaagtaaatggtattgctaaaatatacttaagtatcaaaagtaaaagtatttcCAATTCCTTATATTAATCAATCCAGACgtcaccattttcttgttttctaaatttacggatagccaggggcacactccaacattcagataTTCACAAACAAaacgtgtgtttagtgagtccgctagatcagaggccgtagggacgaccagggatgttctgttgataagtgcgtgaatttgaccattttcctaacgagtacttttgggtgtcaaggaaaatgtatggagtaaaaataatacaattttcttaaggaatgtaatgaagtaaaagtcaaagtagtcaaaaatataaattgtaaaataaagtacagatacccccaa contains:
- the ifnphi1 gene encoding interferon a3, with translation MFTIGSWTCIFLIICSMQSVCHCCDWSRHHYGHLSAECLSLLDQMGGDITEQEAPVFFPESLYRRIDDAKFEDQVRFRNETIYQITKLFDGNMKAVTWDKKKLDNFLNILERQFENLKSCVSPAKKPERRLKRYFKKLNRKVLRKMNYSAQAWELIRKETKHHLQRLDIFKAKMH